One part of the Arabidopsis thaliana chromosome 4, partial sequence genome encodes these proteins:
- the IAA1 gene encoding indole-3-acetic acid inducible (indole-3-acetic acid inducible (IAA1); CONTAINS InterPro DOMAIN/s: Aux/IAA-ARF-dimerisation (InterPro:IPR011525), AUX/IAA protein (InterPro:IPR003311); BEST Arabidopsis thaliana protein match is: indole-3-acetic acid inducible 2 (TAIR:AT3G23030.1); Has 1898 Blast hits to 1895 proteins in 83 species: Archae - 0; Bacteria - 0; Metazoa - 0; Fungi - 2; Plants - 1895; Viruses - 0; Other Eukaryotes - 1 (source: NCBI BLink).) — protein MEVTNGLNLKDTELRLGLPGAQEEQQLELSCVRSNNKRKNNDSTEESAPPPAKTQIVGWPPVRSNRKNNNNKNVSYVKVSMDGAPYLRKIDLKMYKNYPELLKALENMFKFTVGEYSEREGYKGSGFVPTYEDKDGDWMLVGDVPWDMFSSSCQKLRIMKGSEAPTAL, from the exons ATGGAAGTCACCAATGGGCTTAACCTTAAGGACACAGAGCTTCGTTTGGGATTACCCGGAGcacaagaagaacaacaactaGAACTTTCTTGCGTCAGAAGCAACAACAAGCGCAAGAACAACGACTCAACAGAAGAATCTGCTCCTCCTCCTGCAAA AACACAAATCGTTGGATGGCCTCCAGTGAGATCTAACcgtaagaacaacaacaacaaaaacgtGAGTTATGTGAAAGTGAGTATGGACGGAGCTCCATATCTCCGTAAGATAGATCTCAAGATGTACAAAAACTATCCAGAGCTTCTCAAAGCACTAGAGAACATGTTCAAGTTCACAGTAGGTGAATATTCCGAGAGAGAAGGCTACAAAGGATCTGGATTTGTACCTACTTATGAAGACAAAGATGGAGATTGGATGTTGGTCGGTGATGTTCCATGGGACATGTTCTCTTCATCTTGTCAAAAACTCAGAATCATGAAAGGATCCGAAGCTCCTACTGCCTTATGA
- the AARE gene encoding acylaminoacyl-peptidase-like protein (acylaminoacyl-peptidase-related; FUNCTIONS IN: serine-type peptidase activity; INVOLVED IN: proteolysis; LOCATED IN: chloroplast, vacuole; EXPRESSED IN: 23 plant structures; EXPRESSED DURING: 13 growth stages; CONTAINS InterPro DOMAIN/s: Peptidase S9, prolyl oligopeptidase, catalytic domain (InterPro:IPR001375); BEST Arabidopsis thaliana protein match is: alpha/beta-Hydrolases superfamily protein (TAIR:AT5G36210.1); Has 9037 Blast hits to 9017 proteins in 1444 species: Archae - 238; Bacteria - 5246; Metazoa - 1023; Fungi - 365; Plants - 298; Viruses - 0; Other Eukaryotes - 1867 (source: NCBI BLink).), with product MARIFSHYPITCSTNLGFDLSSSHRHLRRLLFRSTFITPSLTQSPYKNWIRRFVAMDSSGTDSAKELHVGLDPTTEEEYATQSKLLQEFINIPSIDKAWIFNSDSGSQAMFALSQANLLANKKKKFMLSGHISNESNQSVNFHWAPFPIEMTGASAFVPSPSGLKLLVIRNPENESPTKFEIWNSSQLEKEFHIPQKVHGSVYVDGWFEGISWDSDETHVAYVAEEPSRPKPTFDHLGYYKKENSLDKGIGSWKGEGDWEEEWGEAYAGKRQPALFVINVDSGEVEPIKGIPRSISVGQVVWSPNSNGSAQYLVFAGWLGDKRKFGIKYCYNRPCAIYAIKFTSDEPKDDDANEFPIHNLTKSISSGFCPRFSKDGKFLVFVSAKTAVDSGAHWATESLHRIDWPSDGKLPESTNIVDVIQVVNCPKDGCFPGLYVTGLLSDPWLSDGHSLMLSTYWRSCRVILSVNLLSGEVSRASPSDSDYSWNALALDGDSIVAVSSSPVSVPEIKYGKKGLDSAGKPSWLWSNIQSPIRYSEKVMAGLSSLQFKILKVPISDVSEGLAEGAKNPIEAIYVSSSKSKENGKCDPLIAVLHGGPHSVSPCSFSRTMAYLSSIGYSQLIINYRGSLGYGEDALQSLPGKVGSQDVKDCLLAVDHAIEMGIADPSRITVLGGSHGGFLTTHLIGQAPDKFVAAAARNPVCNMASMVGITDIPDWCFFEAYGDQSHYTEAPSAEDLSRFHQMSPISHISKVKTPTLFLLGTKDLRVPISNGFQYVRALKEKGVEVKVLVFPNDNHPLDRPQTDYESFLNIAVWFNKYCKL from the exons atGGCGAGAATCTTTAGTCACTACCCAATAACTTGCTCCACCAATTTGGGATTTGACTTGAGCTCTTCTCATCGTCATCTTCGTCGCCTTCTTTTCCGATCTACTTTCATCACTCCTTCACTCACTCAGTCTCC TTACAAGAATTGGATTCGAAGATTTGTAGCTATGGATTCTTCTGGAACTGATTCGGCTAAAGAATTGCATGTTGGTTTGGACCCAACTACAGAGGAAGAGTATGCCACACAGTCAAAGTTACTTCAAGAGTTCATTAATATTCCCAGCATTGATAAAGCTTGGATTTTTAATTCTGATTCTG GTTCTCAGGCAATGTTTGCCTTGAGTCAAGCAAACCTTTTGgctaataaaaagaagaagtttatgTTGTCGGGTCATATTTCGAACGAAAGTAACCAATCTGTAAACTTTCACTGGGCGCCATTTCCCATCGAGATGACTGGTGCATCGGCTTTTGTCCCATCTCCATCGGGATTGAAGCTCCTTGTAATTCGAAATCCTGAAAATGAATCTCCTACAAAGTTTGAGATATGGAATTCTTCTCAGCTAGAGAAGGAGTTCCATATTCCACAGAAAGTTCATGGCTCTGTATACGTTGATGGATG GTTTGAAGGGATCTCTTGGGATTCAGATGAGACTCATGTTGCGTATGTCGCCGAGGAGCCATCTCGTCCCAAGCCTACATTTGATCATCTTGGTTattacaagaaagaaaattctTTGGACAAGGGTATTGGAAGCTGGAAAGGTGAAGGGGATTGGGAAGAGGAATGGGGAGAAGCATACGCCGGAAAAAGGCAGCCTGCACTGTTTGTTATCAATGTTGACAG TGGAGAGGTCGAGCCAATCAAAGGAATTCCTAGATCAATAAGTGTTGGACAGGTTGTTTGGAGTCCAAACAGTAATGGATCAGCTCAATATTTGGTTTTTGCCGGTTGGTTAGGAGATAAAAGAAAGTTTGGTATTAAGTACTGCTACAACAGACCATGTGCCATATACGCAATTAAGTTCACATCGGATGAACCAAA AGATGATGACGCAAATGAATTCCCTATTCATAATTTGACTAAGAGCATAAGCAGCGGGTTTTGTCCTCGGTTCAG CAAAGATGGCAAATTTCTTGTGTTTGTATCCGCAAAGACCGCTGTTGATTCTGGGGCGCATTGGGCAACCGAGTCACTTCATAGGATTGACTGGCCAAGTGATGGGAAACTTCCTGAGTCAACAAATATCGTTGATGTG ATTCAAGTTGTGAATTGTCCTAAGGACGGTTGTTTCCCTGGGCTCTATGTTACCGGCCTTCTGAGTGATCCATGGCTGTCAGATGGACATAGCCTTATGTTGTCTACCTACTGGCGCAGTTGTCGAGTTATACTCAGCGTAAATTTGCTAAG CGGTGAAGTGTCACGTGCCAGCCCTAGTGATTCAGATTATTCATGGAACGCTCTTGCGCTAGATGGTGATAGTATTGTTGCTG TGTCTAGCAGCCCGGTGAGTGTTCCTGAAATTAAGTATGGAAAGAAAGGTCTCGATTCAGCTGGGAAGCCTTCATGGCTCTGGTCGAATATCCAAAGCCCGATCAGATACTCTGAGAAG GTTATGGCAGGGCTTTCATCTCTTCagtttaaaattctaaaagtaCCAATTAGTGATGTTTCTGAAGGTCTTGCCGAAG GAGCCAAAAATCCTATTGAAGCAATATATGTATCGTCATCCAAGTCTAAGGAGAATGGGAAATGTGATCCCTTAATTGCTGTTCTTCATGGAGGTCCTCATTCTGTTTCACCATGCAGCTTCTCCAGGACTATGGCCTATCTCTCCTCAATTGGATATAGTCAGCTGATTATAAATTACAG GGGTTCATTAGGATATGGGGAAGATGCTTTGCAGTCTCTACCTGGCAAAGTTGGATCGCAG GACGTGAAAGATTGTCTCTTGGCTGTAGATCATGCCATTGAAATGGGAATTGCAGACCCGTCTAGAATAACCGTGCTAGGTGGTTCTCATGGTGGGTTTCTGACCACTCACTTGATTGGCCAG GCCCCGGATAAATTTGTGGCAGCAGCTGCAAGGAATCCCGTATGCAACATGGCATCAATGGTTGGGATTACAGATATACCTGATTGGTGTTTCTTTGAAGCCTATGGGGACCAGAGTCACTATACAGAAGCCCCCTCAGCCGAAGATCTCTCTCGGTTTCATCAAATGTCTCCTATATCACACATCTCAAAG GTGAAAACACctactttgtttcttttgggaACTAAGGATCTCCGTGTTCCCATATCAAACGGATTTCAA tACGTGAGGGCGTTGAAGGAGAAAGGAGTTGAGGTTAAAGTTCTTGTATTTCCCAATGACAATCATCCCTTAGATAG ACCACAGACGGATTATGAAAGCTTTCTCAACATTGCTGTCTGGTTCAACAAGTACTGCAAGCTGTGA
- the CIPK4 gene encoding CBL-interacting protein kinase 4 (CBL-interacting protein kinase 4 (CIPK4); FUNCTIONS IN: protein serine/threonine kinase activity, protein kinase activity, kinase activity, ATP binding; INVOLVED IN: signal transduction, protein amino acid phosphorylation; EXPRESSED IN: 18 plant structures; EXPRESSED DURING: 9 growth stages; CONTAINS InterPro DOMAIN/s: Protein kinase, ATP binding site (InterPro:IPR017441), Serine/threonine-protein kinase domain (InterPro:IPR002290), NAF/FISL domain (InterPro:IPR018451), Serine/threonine-protein kinase-like domain (InterPro:IPR017442), Protein kinase-like domain (InterPro:IPR011009), Serine/threonine-protein kinase, active site (InterPro:IPR008271), NAF domain (InterPro:IPR004041), CBL-interacting protein kinase (InterPro:IPR020660), Protein kinase, catalytic domain (InterPro:IPR000719), Calcium/calmodulin-dependent protein kinase-like (InterPro:IPR020636); BEST Arabidopsis thaliana protein match is: CBL-interacting protein kinase 7 (TAIR:AT3G23000.1); Has 128256 Blast hits to 126264 proteins in 4408 species: Archae - 175; Bacteria - 15086; Metazoa - 46975; Fungi - 12948; Plants - 31367; Viruses - 524; Other Eukaryotes - 21181 (source: NCBI BLink).): MESPYPKSPEKITGTVLLGKYELGRRLGSGSFAKVHVARSISTGELVAIKIIDKQKTIDSGMEPRIIREIEAMRRLHNHPNVLKIHEVMATKSKIYLVVEYAAGGELFTKLIRFGRLNESAARRYFQQLASALSFCHRDGIAHRDVKPQNLLLDKQGNLKVSDFGLSALPEHRSNNGLLHTACGTPAYTAPEVIAQRGYDGAKADAWSCGVFLFVLLAGYVPFDDANIVAMYRKIHKRDYRFPSWISKPARSIIYKLLDPNPETRMSIEAVMGTVWFQKSLEISEFQSSVFELDRFLEKEAKSSNAITAFDLISLSSGLDLSGLFERRKRKEKRFTARVSAERVVEKAGMIGEKLGFRVEKKEETKVVGLGKGRTAVVVEVVEFAEGLVVADVKVVVEGEEEEEEVESHWSELIVELEEIVLSWHN; encoded by the coding sequence ATGGAATCTCCATATCCAAAATCACCGGAAAAAATCACAGGGACAGTTCTTCTCGGAAAATACGAACTCGGTCGTCGACTAGGAAGCGGAAGCTTCGCTAAAGTCCATGTAGCTCGTTCCATCTCCACCGGCGAACTCGTAGCTATCAAAATCATCGACAAGCAAAAAACCATAGATTCCGGTATGGAGCCGAGAATAATCCGAGAGATCGAAGCGATGCGCCGCCTCCACAACCACCCAAACGTCCTCAAAATCCACGAAGTCATGGCCACTAAATCCAAGATCTACCTCGTCGTCGAATACGCCGCCGGAGGAGAACTCTTCACCAAACTCATCCGATTCGGCCGCCTTAACGAATCGGCGGCGCGTCGTTATTTCCAACAACTCGCCTCCGCGCTCAGTTTCTGCCACCGCGACGGAATCGCTCATCGCGACGTGAAGCCACAGAATCTCCTCCTTGATAAGCAAGGAAACCTCAAGGTCTCCGACTTTGGTCTATCGGCTTTACCGGAGCATCGAAGTAATAACGGATTGCTTCACACGGCATGTGGCACACCGGCTTATACAGCACCGGAAGTAATTGCTCAGAGAGGTTACGACGGTGCTAAAGCTGATGCGTGGTCGTGTGGtgtgtttctctttgttcttcttgctGGTTACGTTCCTTTCGATGATGCCAACATTGTTGCTATGTATAGGAAGATTCATAAAAGAGATTACCGGTTTCCGAGCTGGATCTCGAAACCGGCTCGatctattatatataagttGCTTGATCCGAATCCGGAGACGAGGATGAGTATAGAAGCTGTGATGGGAACGGTTTGGTTTCAAAAATCTCTAGAGATTTCGGAGTTTCAGTCTAGTGTGTTTGAGTTGGATCGGTTTCTTGAGAAAGAAGCGAAGTCGAGCAATGCGATTACTGCGTTTGATTTGATCTCGTTGTCATCGGGATTGGATCTTTCGGGGTTGTttgagaggaggaagaggaaagagaagaggTTTACGGCGAGAGTGTCGGCGGAAAGAGTGGTGGAGAAGGCGGGGATGATAGGGgaaaagttagggtttagagtggagaagaaggaagagactAAGGTGGTGGGATTGGGAAAAGGAAGAACTGCGGTGGTGGTTGAGGTGGTGGAGTTTGCGGAAGGGTTGGTTGTGGCGGATGTGAAGGTTGTGGTGGAAGgtgaagaggaggaggaggaggtggagtCTCATTGGTCGGAGCTAATTGTAGAGCTTGAGGAGATTGTGCTCTCATGGCACAATTGA
- the emb2739 gene encoding embryo defective 2739 (embryo defective 2739 (emb2739); CONTAINS InterPro DOMAIN/s: Integrator complex, subunit 3 (InterPro:IPR019333); Has 179 Blast hits to 170 proteins in 63 species: Archae - 0; Bacteria - 0; Metazoa - 131; Fungi - 0; Plants - 37; Viruses - 0; Other Eukaryotes - 11 (source: NCBI BLink).): protein MENHFVTSKLIRVSLHEVENQLELSLRQAFENLQPKLRPPFSLELPDPQEYLELNKAIVYGVLCEPNSSKTHIKHLHALVTDGYAFFTSLLIGIVVELYVKLVDSAKIQLIWVTKEMIDVSSVGIEDLVVSLLRRIGISLFLEKWECLLDDSPLVLTSALYSFLRLLADHYRVLGVVKLENVKRLEIKFCVKMFREQLHLSLKIGRDLILLLQDLSHVSEFREIWNDLVSNHCSEIYQLKTSSRYFLLRITPEMETQLRFLLGNVKLGSHKRHQIWFLKKFLLGPEKETLLIDIVRFVCCVIHPTNEIIRSEIMPRWAIIGWLLELCRQNHHIERSVMLALFYDWLFFDERIDNIMNVEPAALLMVWSIPQYPHITHSLLEFLLHLVETYDITRRDTIVRGLTSAFREIERKGVIRSLDIFLANPALAPDLKKKLANLLSCHQEKTVHVNLNQVSVLSKQTVLSSEANLKDCSTKIVDTPDQKLDNSVENPAKNHKVELFKEFIRPSR from the exons ATGGAGAACCACTTTGTTACATCGAAACTGATCCGTGTCTCTCTACACGAAGTTGAGAACCAGCTCGAACTATCACTACGTCAAGCCTTCGAGAATCTCCAGCCGAAACTACGACCACCGTTCTCCTTAGAACTCCCAGACCCACAAGAGTATCTTGAGCTCAATAAAGCCATCGTCTATGGAGTTTTATGCGAACCAAATTCCTCTAAAACCCACATCAAGCACTTACATGCTCTCGTCACTGATGGGTACGCGTTTTTCACTAGTTTACTTATTGGAATCGTTGTTGAATTGTATGTTAAGCTTGTTGATTCCGCTAAGATTCAGCTTATTTGGGTAACTAAGGAGATGATTGATGTTTCAAGTGTGGGGATTGAGGATTTGGTTGTGTCGTTGTTGCGACGAATTGGAA TTAGTTTGTTTCTTGAGAAATGGGAATGCTTGCTTGATGATTCTCCATTGGTGTTGACTAGTGCTCTGTATAGTTTTCTTCGGTTATTAGCGGATCATTATAGGGTTTTAGGCGTTGTGAAACTGGAGAATGTGAAGAGATTGGAGATCAAATTCTGTGTTAAAATGTTTAGAGAGCAGCTTCATTTAAGTTTGAAGATTGGACGGGACCTTATCCTGTTGTTGCAGGATCTGTCTCATGTCTCTGAGTTCAGAGAGATATGGAACGATTTGGTGTCGAACCATTGCTCTGAGATATACCAGTTGAAGACTTCTAGTAGATACTTCCTTCTTCGAATCACTCCTGAGATGGAAACACAATTAAGGTTTTTGCTAGGAAATGTTAAATTGGGAAGTCATAAGCGGCATCAGATATGGTTCTTGAAGAAGTTTCTTTTGGGTCCGGAGAAAGAAACACTTTTGATAGATATAGTGAGATTCGTTTGCTGTGTTATTCATCCAACTAACGAAATCATCAGATCAGAGATCATGCCAAGATGGGCTATTATAGGTTGGCTTTTGGAACTGTGTAGGCAAAATCATCACATCGAGCGAAGCGTTATGCTGGCTCTGTTTTACGACTGGCTCTTCTTTGACGAAAGAATCGATAATATTATGAATGTTGAACCTGCTGCTCTCTTGATGGTATGGTCAATACCGCAGTATCCACACATCACTCACTCCTTACTTGAATTCTTACTTCATCTTGTCGAAACTTATGACATAACCCGTCGCGATACGATTGTAAGAGGTTTGACGTCAGCATTCAGAGAAATTGAGCGAAAAGGAGTTATTCGGTCGCTGGATATATTCCTAGCAAATCCTGCACTTGCACcagatttgaagaagaagctagcAAATCTGTTGTCATGTCATCAGGAGAAGACGGTTCATGTGAATCTCAATCAAGTTAGTGTTCTTTCTAAGCAAACAGTTCTTTCTTCGGAAGCTAATTTAAAAGATTGCAGCACCAAAATTGTTGATACTCCTGACCAGAAGTTGGACAATTCCGTTGAAAATCCAGCAAAAAACCATAAGGTTGAACTGTTCAAAGAGTTTATAAGACCCTCACGGTGA